One window of Chitinophagaceae bacterium genomic DNA carries:
- a CDS encoding isoprenyl transferase yields the protein MSLKENIDLNQLPGHIAIIMDGNGRWAKGFGRTRLFGHRNGVKAVRQVTEGCAEIGVKYLTLYAFSTENWGRPKKEVSALMNLLIKTIKSEIKTLMKNDIRLRAIGDINTLPDQCAENLQLAIEETKNNKRMDLILALSYSSRWEIIKATKNIAENIEKGLIKAEEIDDNLFSEYLETKDIPDPELLIRTSGEKRISNFLLWQLAYAELYFTETMWPDFRKKDLYQAISEFQNRERRFGKTSEQLIKQA from the coding sequence ATGTCACTAAAAGAAAATATTGACTTAAATCAACTCCCCGGACATATCGCCATAATCATGGATGGCAACGGAAGATGGGCAAAAGGGTTTGGAAGAACCCGTTTATTTGGACATAGAAATGGAGTAAAAGCAGTCAGACAAGTTACAGAAGGTTGTGCTGAAATCGGTGTAAAATATTTAACACTCTATGCTTTTTCAACTGAAAATTGGGGAAGACCCAAAAAAGAAGTTAGTGCATTGATGAACCTACTGATAAAAACAATTAAAAGCGAAATAAAAACCTTGATGAAAAATGACATCAGACTCCGTGCTATTGGTGATATAAATACACTTCCGGATCAATGTGCCGAAAATTTGCAATTAGCAATAGAAGAAACAAAAAACAATAAAAGAATGGATCTCATTCTTGCACTAAGTTACAGCTCTAGATGGGAAATCATAAAAGCAACTAAAAACATCGCTGAAAATATAGAAAAAGGCCTGATAAAGGCTGAAGAAATAGATGATAATTTATTTTCTGAATATTTAGAAACAAAAGATATACCCGATCCCGAATTACTTATCAGAACCAGTGGTGAAAAAAGAATCAGCAACTTTTTATTATGGCAACTTGCCTATGCCGAACTTTACTTTACAGAAACTATGTGGCCCGATTTCAGAAAAAAAGACCTATATCAAGCCATATCTGAGTTCCAAAATCGGGAAAGAAGATTTGGGAAAACCAGTGAACAGCTAATTAAACAAGCTTAA